The Rahnella aceris genome contains the following window.
GGTTGTAACGGGTAAGAAGCAGATGTTCTTTGATAGGCTCTAAGCCTTGTTCCGCACGGCGAGATTTTGAAGACAAAATGCCCAGGATGCGGTCGGAGTCACGAACGGAAGAGACTTCTGGGTTGGTGGTGATCACGGCTTCATCGGCGAAATACAACGCCATCAGTGCGCCGGTTTCGATGCCCGCAGGGGAATCGCACACCACGAAATCAAATTCCATTTCGGCTAAATCGTTCAGGATCTTCTCAACGCCTTCGCGGGTCAGTGCGTCTTTATCACGTGTTTGCGAAGCCGGAAGAATAAACAGGTTTTCGGTGCGTTTATCTTTGATAAGCGCCTGATTCAGCGTGGCATCACCCTGGATCACGTTAACGAAATCATAAACCACCCGGCGCTCACAGCCCATAATCAGGTCGAGATTACGCAGACCG
Protein-coding sequences here:
- the minD gene encoding septum site-determining protein MinD, with amino-acid sequence MARIIVVTSGKGGVGKTTSSAAIATGLAQKGKKTVVIDFDIGLRNLDLIMGCERRVVYDFVNVIQGDATLNQALIKDKRTENLFILPASQTRDKDALTREGVEKILNDLAEMEFDFVVCDSPAGIETGALMALYFADEAVITTNPEVSSVRDSDRILGILSSKSRRAEQGLEPIKEHLLLTRYNPGRVSRGDMLSMEDVLEILRIPLIGVIPEDQSVLRASNQGEPVILDQESDAGKAYDDTVSRLLGEERAFRFIEEEKKSFLKRLFGG